The Candidatus Methylomirabilis sp. genome includes a window with the following:
- a CDS encoding glycine zipper family protein, translated as MRRTGRWLMPGVIATLILVTGCATPLTPRESGTLTGAGVGAAAGAVLGGIAGSPGKGAAIGAGVGAVTGLLTGNAIQNEQAARPYPPRYAYAPPSPAYQVRYPPPPPPTAALQIEAAPPETEIIVDGRRIGSAGEFHGPVTVPVVAGPHVVQLYWRGFSITNHIVASPQTTVIVRRDLARSAGAPPPPPPGAYPQPPY; from the coding sequence ATGAGAAGAACAGGCAGGTGGCTGATGCCGGGGGTAATCGCAACCCTGATCCTCGTGACAGGATGTGCGACACCGCTGACTCCTCGCGAAAGCGGGACGCTCACCGGCGCGGGGGTCGGGGCCGCCGCTGGCGCCGTGCTCGGTGGGATCGCCGGGTCGCCGGGGAAGGGCGCAGCGATCGGCGCGGGGGTCGGGGCGGTTACCGGTCTTCTGACAGGCAACGCCATCCAAAATGAGCAGGCGGCCAGGCCCTATCCGCCGCGGTATGCCTACGCGCCCCCGTCCCCTGCCTATCAAGTCCGGTACCCTCCGCCACCCCCGCCTACGGCAGCCCTGCAGATCGAGGCCGCGCCGCCAGAGACCGAGATCATCGTGGATGGGCGGAGGATCGGCAGCGCGGGGGAATTCCACGGGCCCGTAACGGTACCGGTGGTGGCCGGGCCGCATGTAGTGCAGTTGTACTGGAGAGGGTTCAGTATCACGAATCATATTGTGGCGTCACCCCAAACCACGGTGATCGTCAGACGGGACCTGGCGCGATCAGCGGGCGCACCTCCACCTCCGCCACCGGGAGCCTATCCTCAGCCGCCATACTGA